Below is a window of Leishmania major strain Friedlin complete genome, chromosome 29 DNA.
GCCAGTAGTGCTTTGAGGCATGGGCCGTGTGCGGGTgacggagtcggcgcattgctgtagagcgtgtgtgtacgaCTGCTTTGCACCGcgcgatgggggcctgtgatGTGCCGGGTCGAGTGTTGTCGAGCTCACGTTGTATGAAATTGAATGGGTTCGGAGATGTTTTCGAAATGGGCTCCACCGTGTGAATGTGGTTGTGAAGAGTCGTAGGGTGGGTGTCCGGAGGCGCGTTGTCGTGGTGGAGTTAGGCCTGGTGTTGCTGTGCGGATGCCAGCGATCTGGTGAGGAGTTGTTGAGGATTTTTGTGCGCAtgtacatgtatatgtatcGAAATGAAAGTTTTTTTGGCGCAGTTTTTTGTTGCACTTCGGGCAGTGGCTGTGTTGTGTGTAGCTGATCATGGGTTATCCTCAGGTCTGTGCTGAATATCGGGGGCTTTTTTGTTCTACGAAGCATCCAGAACGACGGTATTTAGGAAGGCCTCCGTAAGtttgattttttttttactgTTATTCTTTTCCAGGGCACGAGATGTTCTGAACGGGGTGCGAAGCGTGATGCAAAAGCAGCTGGCAAAAGTGAATGGTGTAGTTGCTGGGCGAGTGACAACCGGCGATCAGACGGATGCTGGGAGGCGATTTGTGATGTGGAAGGAAGGGGTGTGGAAGAGTTACTCGAGCTGTAAGAGGGTGGTTTCAGGAACGTGCTAAGCGGGGAGGTAGTAGAGAGAAGTTTTGGTGGAGTATGGCGGCCTCAATCACTTAGGGCGTCGCTTGGTGTGTTTCGCCCTGTCATCTGACATACTATGGAACCTTTGCGGGAGCGGGGTGTGATCGGGCCGAGTAACAGCTTTGAGGCACGGTGCTTATGTGAATCTGTGATGTACGGTTTCAATTATCGTTTACGACGTACTTTCTATGGTTTAGAGCTGAGGAATGTGCCCACACCAGTATGGAAAAACGGGCAACAAGCAAGCAATGTCGACAGCTTCCGCATCCGGCAGTATGGAGGCCTACAGCGACAGTTTGTTACGCATTGTGTGCTGATAGGATTAACTCTGACCTCTGATGTAGCTTGTGACCTCTTTCTCAATCATCACATTTTTCTTTTCGACTCCTATCCTTTCAACTGAGGCGGCAACAGTAGCTGAGAATTCGAGTTCAGTTAACCCTCACTGCACATTCTGAAACAGAAAATGGCATCCCTCGCGAGCTGCGGGTTCGGGGCGGTAAGAGAGATGCTCAAGCGAGTAGTGCTAGGTCAGGCTCTTGCATTCCTCAACTCCCTCACCGGCGTCTCTACCACGAAGCTCGTTAACAGCAACGCAAGTTATCCTGTGCTTCAGTCTGTCACAGCGTACGCATTCATTTTTGCGTTCTATCTTCCAGCTTTTCTCTTTATACTATATAAGTACCGCGCTCAAAGGTTTTCAAACTTTCGGTTTTTCAATCGTTGGTGGAAGTATGCCATCTTGGCTGTAATTGACCTCGAGGCCAACTACGTCGTGGTACTTGCCTATCAGTACACGAACATGATTTCCGTTCAGCTGCTCAGCTGTTTTACCGTTCCATGCGTTATGGTTCTGAGTTTTTTTGTGTTACGAATGAAATTTGCCCTTACTCATGTTGTAGGTGGGGTGATCGCGATCGGTGGACTGGTGCTTCTAATCGCGCTTGACGCTGATGGACTTTCTCGCAGCGAGCGCGGGAGTCAGGAAGTTCTCGGGGACATCTTGTGCTTGATTTCAAGCTCGTTGTATGCGACAAGCAATGTGTTGACGGAATGGTTCGTGAAGCCATCAAAACCAGCCTTCATCTTCAATTGCTGCAGTGGAAACAGGAATGGTGAAGCAAAGGATGAAGCCACACCGGCATTACCCTCGACCGACATTCAGGAGCCCTCTAGCATATACCTAGAGGAAGGGGAGATATACGCGTCAGAGGATCACCCTAAAGTCCCTGTTTTCATTCCAGTTGTCGAGAACCTGGCAATGATGTCGTCGTTTGCCTTGCTTTTCTCAACGATGCAATTCTTTGCAGTGGAGTGGAAAACGTTCAAGCCCCATCGCAGCTCCTGGACAGGACAAGACTGGCTGTTTCAGATGGTGTTCGGTGTCACAATGTTGCTGGTTTACACCGCCATGCCGATCATGTTCATCATTTCGAGCGCGGCTTTCGCCAATATATCCTTGCTGACTGCTAACATCTACGGCATTATCTGGAATGTCACCATTTTCAAGGTATATCCCACTAaacttttttttgtttcgtaTGTCATTATTGCCGTCGGCATCTTGTTGTACAATCTGACGGACATTGTAAGAATCCCGTTCTGCGCCCGCTGGAATTACCCTTGTGGTGATCCGTTCAAGGAAAATGGAATCGAGACGGAAGCAGATGCAGAAGAGCAGGTGCATGAAGTAGCCGAAGGGCATCCCCAGCGCGAAGCAGGGAGCCCCTCGAACGAGTCTGGTGATGGAAAACAGGGCGACGCCACAGCAAAGTCGACATGCGGTGTCACTAGCCAACTGGATGAGCAACAACGCGAGCATTGAattgctttttttttttgcattGATTGATCTTAACAGCAGAGTTCGCAGTGAGGCATCATACTAAGAAAACTTATGAGGGAAAAGTTAGTAGGGCATTGACATATTGTGCGACAGCTACTGAATGTGCGCTGAGTGGGAGGAAAAGCACCTCTCTCGCTTGCGTTTCGAAAGGGGGATTCATCAGCGGGAACATGCGTGAcgagaggagggcagagcACTTAGACCCTGATATTTGAATGCACTTCTTTTCTTGTCATCACCGTAACTCTCAATCGATGTCTTTCGTCTTTTTTTCCTACTAGCATCTGTTTCCACCCATTTTCTATGTTTTCTCCTTGTCGGCCCTGATTTTGCGATGCGGACAGTCGACAAGCCTGTTTTTTTCGTTATTGGGTCTACTGGGAGTGGAAAGTCGAGGGTGGCGATTTACCTTGCTCAAGAATTGAGGCGACTTCACAACTACAAAGATGTTGTCATTATCAACTGTGATGTTTATCAATGCTACACTGATCTTCCAATTTTGACTAACAAACCGTCAGCGACGGATCTTGGCGGAGTGACCCACGTTTGCTTAGGGTtcctcggcagcgacgggtCTGTTATCTGTGACGACAACGGTGGCTCCGTGGAACAACGCGAGTTCTGCCACGAAGCGCAGATACAGTTGTCAGGCAATGCCTCTTTCAACGTTCACTCGTACGAACGCATAGTGACGTCCTTCATAAATGGTTTCTTCCAGCGCCACGCAGATGCAGCTGTAATCATCTGTGGTGGGACCTGCTACTACGCTCAAGCTCTACTCTTTGCTGACTCACTAGTACACGATCGTGAACAACACGCTCTGTGTCCTTATCCTGATTCAGACGCAGAGGACGGCTTGTGGGAACGCCTGAACGCGGTTGATGCGGAGGTAGCGCTGCGATATCACCCCAATGATCGCCGTCGAATCAAGCGGCTACTTGAGATCTATGATGCCACGAGACAAACACCATCAGCCATCTTCGATTCCCAGGCATCAAACCTGCGATTTGATAGCAACGCGCTCTTTATTGTGTGGGTCCGAATGGAGCGTGAGGTTTTGGACAGCTTTCTGAACAGGCGCGTTGACTTGATGTTTCAGCGCGGGATGTTGGGCGAGGTCAAAGCATTTTGGCTGAAAAACGGTGGGAAGCTCCCGCGTAATAGCCTCTCCGAGGCGATTGGATGCAAAGAGTTTTCCCAGTTCTTTAGTAGCGATAATCCGTCACTGATCACGAGCAGTGATTGTGAGAACGCTGTCGCGCAAATCAAGTCGAATACTCGCCGGTACGCCCGACAGCAGGAGCGATGGATTCAAAACCGCCTTCTTCCACTTTTGCACTCTTCGTCCTTGAAAGAGGCACCGACTCACTTTGTGCAGCTATGGGCACAGGAGGGCGTGGACGCTTTGTCTTCTGTTCAAAGGACTTTGGATACTTTTTTAGGGACATTCCCGGAGCAGCCTCTCGCAGAATCGCTGTTTCCATTAAAGCAACAGCTGGCTTCTCGCGAGCCAGTTTCACAAGAGGAGTGCAAAATATGCAAGATTCTGGTCTACGGTCGCGGTCAGATGGTGGTACATCTCAAGTCGAAGCGTCACCGAGGTTCTCTAAGACGTTTGGCACTGGAAAAggagcacagagagaagtACGGGCGCGAGCTGCCACCGCCAAAGAGAAAGCGGAACAAATGAGACTTTCTATTGCCATGCCAGGATGGGCTGTGAAGCAGTCATACCGAACACTACTATGGATCGAAGACAAAACTTAACCGAGTAGCTAGgcggcaaaaaaaaaaacggcagCTAAATAGCAGAGGGCAGTGGGTTGCTCCCTCGTTTTCATACCAGCAGCATTGCAGCCGCAGGAGCTGTGCATGCTGCCTCAAAAGTGGTCAGGGCTGGAGCGATTGCACGTTTGTCGGCCCTCGAAAATGAGCCTGCCGGTGTGGCAAGGCGCACAAGTGACACATCCGTAGTTTCACTTCACATTACATTCActtctttccctttttttcttggcACTTGCTTGCGTTTGTTTCCCTGAGATTCTCTCAGCCTTCTTTATGCAGTGCTCTGCATTCCGTGCACTCAGtccttcatttttttttgtgagGTGCAATGTCGCAGATTTGCATTGCT
It encodes the following:
- a CDS encoding conserved hypothetical protein (previous protein_id=AAZ09544.1) — encoded protein: MASLASCGFGAVREMLKRVVLGQALAFLNSLTGVSTTKLVNSNASYPVLQSVTAYAFIFAFYLPAFLFILYKYRAQRFSNFRFFNRWWKYAILAVIDLEANYVVVLAYQYTNMISVQLLSCFTVPCVMVLSFFVLRMKFALTHVVGGVIAIGGLVLLIALDADGLSRSERGSQEVLGDILCLISSSLYATSNVLTEWFVKPSKPAFIFNCCSGNRNGEAKDEATPALPSTDIQEPSSIYLEEGEIYASEDHPKVPVFIPVVENLAMMSSFALLFSTMQFFAVEWKTFKPHRSSWTGQDWLFQMVFGVTMLLVYTAMPIMFIISSAAFANISLLTANIYGIIWNVTIFKVYPTKLFFVSYVIIAVGILLYNLTDIVRIPFCARWNYPCGDPFKENGIETEADAEEQVHEVAEGHPQREAGSPSNESGDGKQGDATAKSTCGVTSQLDEQQREH
- a CDS encoding conserved hypothetical protein (previous protein_id=AAZ09545.1), encoding MEREVLDSFLNRRVDLMFQRGMLGEVKAFWLKNGGKLPRNSLSEAIGCKEFSQFFSSDNPSLITSSDCENAVAQIKSNTRRYARQQERWIQNRLLPLLHSSSLKEAPTHFVQLWAQEGVDALSSVQRTLDTFLGTFPEQPLAESLFPLKQQLASREPVSQEECKICKILVYGRGQMVVHLKSKRHRGSLRRLALEKEHREKYGRELPPPKRKRNK